The following nucleotide sequence is from Phycisphaera sp..
TTGTCGACCTTCAGGCCCGAGAGTTCGACGGATCCGGTGAGCACCCCCACGTCGGCAGAGTCGAGCGTGGTGGGAACATCCAGCGCATAGCTCGCACCACGCTCGACGCCACTCTGGGCCAGGCTGTCGACGTACACCCACGCGAGAACGACGGCCAGCACCGCCAGTCCGATGAGCGGCAAGAGCGCAATGGCGGCGATCTTCAGGAGCTTCTTCATGGTTGCCTTCTCTTTCACGTGGGGAGGCTACGACGCATCGGGCGATTGGTCGATCTGCACGCTCGCGAGTGCCGTCAGCATGTCGGGCGAGAAGCTCAGCACCCGGTCGAGCCCGGTCGTGCGCATCACCTCGAGCACGTCCCCATCGACACCGACCAGCCTGAGCTGCCGGTTCGCAGGCTCCAGCGATTGCCGCAACCGCAGCAACTGGGCGATGTTCGAGCTGTTGATGTACGTGACGGCCGAAAAATCGAGCACCACGCTTGGCGGTGCGGCGTCATCCATCGATTCGAGCCGATCGAGGATCGCACCGAGCTCGTCGCTCAGCGCGGGCTCGTCTGCGAGGTTGGCCAGCACGATGTCGTCGGCCCAGTCGGTGGTCATGACACGGCCTCGCCGCCGCTCTCGCCCGCGTCCTCGTCGTCGCTTTCGGCAACCGGTGCCACGGCGATCACGTCGTCGCCCCCGTTGAGCGACACGACGCGCACGCCCTTCGATCCTCGGCCCACCTCGCGGATGGTGTCGCCGGCCATGCGCACGAGTTGCCCGCTGCGCGAGATCACCATGATCTCCTCGCCTTCGCTCAAACCCACGGCCGCTACGGACATCCCGTTTCGACCGCCGGTGGCGATGTCGCGTCGCCCCTTGCCGCCGCGGCTCTGGCTGCGCGGCTTGCCGCTCTCGGGCTGGACGCGATACTCGTCCACGGGCGTCCGCTTGCCGTAGCCCGTCTCGGTCACGGTCAGCAGGCACAGATTCCGCTCGAGCGCCTCTGGCGCGGTCGCCCAGTGCTCCTCGCCGTCATCGTCGTCGTCGGGCACCATGGGGATGGCCAGCAAGCCGATGATCTTCGCGTCGTCGCCCAGGTCGATGCCCTTCACGCCCGCGGCCGAGCGCCCCATCACGCGGACGTCGCCCTCCGAGAAGCGGATCGCCATGCCGGTGTTGGTCACCAGCAGCAGGTCGTCGGTGCCACTCGTGAGCGAGACGTCGAATAGCTCGTCGCCCTCCTTCAGTCCCACGGCGATCAGGCCCGAGCGGTTCACGTTGCGATACGCGCTCAGCGGCGTGCGCTTCACGATGCCGCCGCGCGTGGCGAACGTCAGGAACTGGCTGCTGGCCTCGAAGTCCTTGATGGTCAGGAACGCCCAGACCTTCTCGCCCTCCTTCAGATCCAGCAGGTTCACGATGGCCCGGCCCTTGGCCGTCCGCGCCATCTCGGGCAGCTCGTACACCTTCATCTTGAAGACGCGACCCGTGTTGGTGAAGCACAGCAGGTGGTCGTGCGTGCTGGCCACGAACAGGTGCTGGACGAAGTCCTCGTCCTTGCTGCCGCCCGCGCGGATGCCCTTGCCCCCGCGCGCCTGGGCGCGATACGTCTCGGCCGGCACGCGCTTGGCGTAGCCCGCGCGGCTGATGGTCACGACTACGTCGTGCTCGCGGATGAGCGACTCCATGTCGATCTCACCCACCGCGTCCTCGATGGCCGTCCGGCGGTCGTTGCCGTAGCGGGCCTTCATGGTTTCGCAGTCCTCGCGGATGATGCCCATCACGCGCGGGCGATTCGCCAGGATGTCCTCGTAGTCGGTGATCTCGTCGGCCAGCTTGGTGTACTCGTCGACCAGGCGCTCGATCTCGAGACCGACGAGCTGGATCAGCCGCATCGAGCCGATCTGCTCGGCCTGGTGCCGAGTGAGCGCCACGCCGCCGAGCTCTTCGAACTTGGCGACATGATCCAGCAAACGCTGCGGGATCTGTTTGGCCGCCGGGTGCTCGGGCGGGATGCGATACCGCCGTTCCATCAGCTTCTCGATGGCCTCTTCGCGCGTCGAGCTCCCACGAATGAGGGCAACGATCTCGTCGATATCCACGACGGCGTAGATCTGGCCTTCCAGCAGGTGGGCCTTGCGCCGCGCCTCGCGCAGCAGGTGCTCGGTGCGCCGGCGGATGACCTCCACCCGGTGGTCGATGTAGTGCTCGATGATCTCCTTGAGCCCGAGCGTCACCGGCCGGCGCCCAACCAATGCGATGTTGATGATGCTGAAGGTCTGCTGCAAGGGCGTGAACTGGTAGAGCTGGTTCTCGATGACGGCGGGGTCGGCCCCGCGCTTGAGCTCGATCACCACGCGTGTCATGGCCTGCCGACCCGATTCGTTGCGAATATCGCTGATGTCCTTGATCCGCTCGTCCTGCACCGCGTCGACGATCTTCTCGACCAGGTTCCGCTGGCTGAGGTTGTAGGGAATCTCGTCGATCACCAATTGCTGGCGGTCCTTGTTGAGTTCTTCAACGTGGCACACGCCGCGCAGGTACACCTTGCCGCGCCCGTTCGCGTACGCCTCGCCGATGCCGCGCCGCCCGACGATCACGCCGCCGGTCGGGAAGTCGGGGCCCTTGACGCCCAGGCGGACAACCTCGCCCGCCTCGTCCAGCTCGTCCTGCATCAGCTCCAGCAGCTCGATCTCGGGATTGTCCACCACGCGTGTGATCGCGTCGAGGATCTCGGTGGGGTTGTGCGGCGGCATGCTGGTGGCCATGCCCACGGCGATGCCGAGCGACCCGTTGATAAGCAGGTTGGGGAAGCGCCCAGGCAGCACCTTGGGCTCCATCAGCCGCTCGTCGTAGTTGGCCTGCATGTCGACGGTGCTCAGGTCCATGTCCTGGAGCATGTCGACCGCGGCGTGGTGCATCCGCGCCTCGGTGTATCGCATGGCCGCGGGCGGGTCGCCCTCGATCGACCCGAAGTTGCCCTGCGGGTCGATCAGCGGCACGCGCATGCGCCACTTCTGGGCCAGGCCGACCAGCGTGGGATAGATCACGCTCTCGCCGTGCGGGTGGTAGTTGCCGCTCGTGTCGCCGGCGATCTTCGCACACTTGAGATGCTTGCGGCCGGGCCGCAGGTTGTTGTCGTTCATGGCGACGAGGATGCGTCGCTGGCTGGGCTTGAGCCCGTCGCGGACATCGGGCAGCGCCCGGTCCATGATCGTGCTCATCGCGTAGGTCAGGTAGCTTTCCTGGAGCTCGCGATCGATCTCCAGGTCGACAATCCGGCCGGCTCCGACGACCGTGCCGTCCGAACCATCACCGTTCTGGGGAGTCCCAGCCTCATCGTGCGCGTCGGCCAATCGAAGCCCTCCGAAACCACCTACGAATCACCAGACAAATGCCGTGCGTCACGGCCGTAGAGCGAAGCCGAATTGTAGGTCGTCCGGGGTTGAAAAGGGTCAGCATGCTAGGGCTGATACGCCGTATCCAGGGCGTCGCACACGGCCATCAGGGTGAGGCTGGTGGCCACCGACGGCTGCCGCTGATCCCACAGCGCCGCGCGGACACCCCCGGCCGCCAGATCGGGATCGGCCAGCAGATGCCCGAGGCTGTCGTCCACGGTCAGTTGTCGCAGGAAACGCAGCGTTTTGAGCATCCTGAGGAACTCGCCCGCCCGCTGGTCGGCCGGCGTCAGGCGCGGGTCGAGCAGCATCGAGCCCATCGCCGACGCCGCGCGCGCGGTCTGCCACGTGGGCAGCGGCACGCCGCCGCGGGTGAACACGATGCCGCCGGCCAGATCGCGATTGTCGCCCTCGACGGCCGGCCCTTCGAGTTGGTGCTCCCACACCAGCCCCCGCATCCGCTGCAGCGCGTCGGCCCCGGTCAGTTGCTCGGTATCGCCCAGGGCCGCCAAGAGCCAGGGCATCTGCGGTACCAGCACCTCGGGCTCGACGCGAGCGACGATGGCCCGCGCCGCCGCCCGACCGATCTGGCTGTCTGCCTGATTCGCGATATCCGAGTTGCCGAGCGCCACCATCGCCCGCGCGATCAGGGCGTACGCGGTGACCGGCGATGCGGTGTCGAACACGGCCGATCCGGTGATCGACAGGCTCACCGCCGGGCGCACCACCTGGGCGCATCGCTCGCGCATTGCTGCTAATTCGGGGTACAACTCGAACGCGTCGGCCTCGAGCGAATCCATCGCGATGAGCACCATGGCCGCCGATGCGACGGTGCCCCACGGCTCGGGCTCGAGCGGCGCCTCATCGCCCAGCCCGGCCATCGCGTCGATGCGCACGGGCGTGACCAGCGCGAGCTGCCGCAGCAGCACCACACCCCCGGTGCGCGCCCGGCTGGCGCTGTCTTCGGGTGCCCAGTTCGACGTGCCGTACCGCATCAGGGCGTGGGCCGCGAGGGCTTGGTTGAACGGGGTATCGAGCGGTGTGGTCGGTTCGCCGCGGAGCGCATCGAGCGTGCCGCGCAGGCCGTAGGGCTCCAGCCCGCCGTAGCGGCGTCGTTGCAGGTGGTCGGCCATGCCCGCCGCCCAGCCCTCGAGCGCATCGGGGGTCAGCTCGCCCATGCTCACGACCCGGCCGCCGCGATGCACCAGAACCGGAGCCAGCGCATCGTTGGGCTGGGCCAGCACGGTGACGGGCGCGCGGTACACGGCGGCCTCGCCCTGGCGCACGGCCACGTCGGCGTACCGATCCCACGCGCCCGGCTCGTCGGCGATGCCAACGGGCAGCCGATCGCCCCGGGCTTCGCGCAGCGCCGCGACCACCATGTCCGTCGGCAGCATCGCGCCGGCCAGAGCGGCATCGGGGAAGACCACCGCCGATGAGTCGCCCGCGCGCACGGCTACGGCGTCGAGCCCGGGCCGGATCGCGAGCGCCACGTCGGCCAGCCCACGCTCGCCCTCGATGGCCGATGGCCGGCCGGCGAGCTCGACGGTGAGCTTCGCGTTCTCGGCGTTCTCTTCGGTTGGTTTCTCGACCTCTCGGGCGACCGCGTCGATGAGCCCGATGCGGGCCTGGTCGAACGCCATCGAGTCGGCGGTGAACCGCCGCGGTCCTTGCCGGAGGGTGACCGATACGCCCCACACTTCGGGCAGGTCGCGCCGGAATTGTTCCTGGTCGAACACGATCGCTTGGGCGCGCGCGAAGGCGGCGAACGCTTGTTCGCCCACCGGCGGCGTGTCCTGGGCGAACGCGGCCGGAACCAGAACCAGGATGGCCAGCAAGATCCGCATGGTCAGCTCCCTTCCGACTGGGGATCGATCTCGGGCTCATCATACTGCGGGCCGTCGATCGGCACCGTGATCAGCACGCCGTGGTGGGCGTGGTGGTCGTTCTCGTACGTGTGCTCGGCTTCCTCGCCCGGCAGCCCCCGGCTGCGGAGGGTGTACGGCCACGCGTGGTGACCGGGCAGCAACGGATCGCCGTACGGATCGACGGTCAGGGGTGTGGGGCTGTAGTCCCAGGGCTGGCCCGTAAATGGGTCGGTGCGGAGCGAGTCGGGTAGCAGGTCGCCCAGGTCGTCGAGCGATTGGGGGACGTCGCCGCCGTTGGCTAGGCGGTAGCGTTCGATAGCGAGCAGCACGCGTGTGCCGGCGGCCTGGACGTGGCGGGTGCGGTCGGCCGTGCCGACCCTCCCGAACGTCGCCAGATTCATCGCCAGCGGGTTCCGCCAGTCGGCCGATTGGTAGTACTCGGCCGCTCGCCGATCGGCTTCGAGCGCGTCCATGCCCTTGGCGACTGCCGCGGCGCGGTGCAGGTCCCACGCGCCGTCGAGCCACTCGTTGGCCTGCTCGCGATCGATGAATAGCCGGCCGTGGATGTTCGAGAGCTTGGTGTCGCCGAACGGGGTCAGGCTCGTTGCGGCTCCTTCGGGGTCTTCGCCGATGATTTCGGCGAACAGCAGCGGGATGAACCGGCCGTTGCCCTTGCCCTTGCCATTGTCCGTATAGCAGCGTTGCAACATGTCGGCGACGTAGAGGCGTTCGTTGTCGAGTGCGATCCCGAGCGATGGGGCCAGCTCCACCAGCTCGCGCTGCACGATGGCGTCGGCGCGTTGCAGCCATTGGTCGTCCCCCACGGGGTACAACAGCTGGTTCTCTAGCAGCACCGTGCGGCCCACGGATTGGATCGCTGCGCCGACGAGCAGGTCGATGAGGTAGCCGAGGTCGGCCGCGTGCCGGCCGAGAGCGAGCATGTGTTCGATGGCCAGCAGCCGCTGCTCGTGGTCGCCGCGTTGTGCGGCCAGGCGGGCGCGGGCGGCCAGAGCGCGGGAGAACGCACGCGACGTGCCCAGGTAACCCATCGGGAAGTTCGCCATCGGCTCTTCGGTCGGGGGGCGGGCGACGCGTTCGAGCTCGGAGATCTCGGCCGCACCCTCGAAGATGCCGCGGCGTTCCCATTCGGCCAGCGCGTCGGTGGCTAGCCGTACCGCTTCGGCGTGCTGCTCGGGCGTGCCCTCTTCTGGCACGTAGTAGATCGTGGAGAGGTCGATGTAATCCCACGGGTTGTCCGGGTCGTCGGGGAGGTTGGCGGATTCCTGACGCAGCCAGTCGTTGGCCGCGTCGACCTCGATCATGACCGATTCGTACGCGGGGTACTGGTTCAGGCCCGGGCCCGAGCGGGCGCGATGGCGTTCGAGTGTCTGGTCGTGGATCTGCTCGGTGTAGTTCGTCGCGATCGTGGGCGTGGCGGTCGCGCCGAGGTAGAACTCGTAGCCCACGACGGACAGCACGAGCACGACGAGTATCGCGATGGTGGCGAGGAGCTTCTTGAGGATGCCGCCGCGGCGGCGCGAGCAATGCGTGCTATTCATCGAATTCCGGTGCCTCGATGGGTGTTGTGATGAGGATGCCGTGGTTGGGGTGGATGGGGTAGGGCGTGTCCGACGGCGGGCTGCCGGGCAGTGGGCGGCTGCGCAGGGTGTAGGGCCAGGCGTGGCTGCCCGGCTGGAGCGGATCGCCGTCGTTGCGCGTGGTGACGGGCGAGGGCTGGTAATCCCAGGGTTGCTCGGTGAAGGGGTCGGTGCGGAGCGCTTCGGGGAGCAGGTTGCCCAGGTCGTCGAGGGTTTGGGGGATGGCGCCGCCATTGCGGAGGCGGTAGCGCTCGATGGCGAGGATGACGCGGGTGCCGGCGGCGTTGATCTGGCGGGCGCGTTCTGTTCGGGCGAGTTGGCCCAGGTACGAATAGTACTCGGCGATCGGGTTTCGCCAGGTCACGTCGCCGGTGAACGCCTCGACCGCTCGGTCGGCCCCGATAGAGGCGCTGCCCGTCGCGTTGGCCGAGATAATGCTGAGTTCGGTGGCGCGATCGAGCCAGGCGTCGGCCGCCCGACGGCTCAGGAAGAGGCGGGCGTGGAGGTTGGAGAATCTGGTCTCGCCAAAGGGCAGGAGCTCATCTGGCGCGTAGGTCATGTCGTTGGCGTAAAGCAGCCGGGCATGCGCGAGCGGGATGAATCTGCCCGAGGCCGTGAACGAGCGTTGGACCTCGTCGGCGGTCTCGAGGCGTTTGTCCTCCATGACATGCTGGAGCGGCGGGTAGAGCTCGAATTGCTCGCGTTCGATGGCGGCGTCGGCGGCGATGAGCCATTGCTCCTCGGCCACGGGATGGAGCAGGAGGCACTCGGCAAGCTGATTGAGGGCCATCGCGTCGATCGCGACGCCAACGAGCCAGGAGATCAGGAAGCCCTGCCCCGAAGTGATGCGGCCGAGGGCGAGGCTTTCCTCAAACGTTGTTAGGAATTGTCTGTCGTCGCCCGCTTCGGCAGCCACGCGCATGCGGGCGGCGTGCGCCCGGGCGAGTTGGCGGACCGAGCCCAGATAGGGCAGGATCATCTCGATCGTGGGCGTATCGATGGGCGGGACAGCGACACGCTCGAGGGCGGCGATGTCGGTCGCTCGGTCGAAGATCCCCATCGCTTGCCAGTAATCGAGCACCTCCAAAGCGCGCCGGCGGGCGACCTCGTACTGCGCTCGGGTTCCGCCTTCGGCAGCGGGCCATACCAAGACATAAAAGCTGATGTAGTTGTAACGCGAGGCTTTCTCCTCGCTCGGCAGCGCTTCGTTGTATTCTCTGAGCCACTGGCTGGCCTTGTCGACCTCGCGCATGGCGGCCTCAAACCGGGGCCATTGGTTCAGCCCGCCGCCGAAGTGGGCGCGTTGGCGCTCGAGGGCTCGGTCGTGGATCTGCTTGGAGTAGTTCTGCGTGGGGGCGGGCTTGGAGGTGACGGCCAGGAAGGCCTCGTAGCCCACGAGCACGACGACCAGGGCGATGATGATCGCCAGGGTGATCAGGAGCTTCTTGAGGATGCCGCCGCGGCGGGAGGGGAGGTGTGCCATGCCCGAGGATACGGGTTCGGCGTGTGTGGGTTGCGGTCTCAGCGGGCGAGCGCCGCCACAATGCGCGCGGCGACGTGCTTGCGGGCGAGTGTGTCGGCCCGCGTGGCGTCCTGCAGGGTGTTCAGGGGCGTGACCTCGACGTGCTCGCAGGCGTGTTGGGTGAGCTCGCCGATGCGGCCGAAGGGGATGTCGCCCTTCAGGAACGCTTCGACGGCGGCCTCGTTGGCGGCGTTGAAGATGGCGCCGGCGGTGCCTCCCGTGTCGATCACCCAGCGGGCCAGGGCGAGGGCGGGGAAGCGTTGCTCGTCTGGCTCCTCGAAGTCGAGGCGGGAGAGGGCGGCCAGGTCCAGCGCTGGGGTGTTGCCCGGTGCGCGGTGTGGGTGTGTGAGGGCGAACTGGATGGGCAGGCGCATGTCGCTGATGCCGAGTTGTGCGAGGACAGAGCCGTCGATGGTCTCGATGAGCGAGTGGACGATGGATTGGGGGTGGACGAGCACGCCGAGTTGGCTGGAGGGGAAGCCGAAGAGCCAGTGGGCCTCGATGACCTCGAGGGCCTTGTTGGTGAGCGAGGCGCAGTCGATGGTGACCTTGGGGCCCATGTCCCAGGTGGGGTGGGCCAGGGCCTGGTCGGGCGTGGCGTTGTAGACGGCGTCGGCCGACGCGGTGCGGAAGGGGCCGCCCGAAGCGGTCAGGACGAGACGCGAGACGTGCGATGGCGGCTGCATGGGTGGTGCGGCGTTTGGGCCGGCGATGGCGTGCAGGCATTGCCAGAGGGCGGAGTGCTCGCTATCGACGGGGAGCAGCTTGGCACCAGTGCGTTGCGCGGTTGGGACGACGAGCGCGCCGGCGGCGACGAGGGTTTCCTTGTTTGCGAGCGCGACGTCGCGGCCGAGTTCGACGGCGGCGAGCGTGGCGGGCAGGCCCGCCGCACCCACGACGGCGGCCATGACGATGTCGGCGTCGACCTCGCGCACGAGGCGTTCGGCGGCGTCATTGCCGATGAACGTCGCGGCATCGGTTTCACCCTCGCAGAGCGCGGTGTGTTTCACGCCAAGGGCGTCGGCTTGCTCGCGCAGCTCGCGCGCACGCCGACCGGCGGCCAAGCCCACCACCTCGATGGGTGGGGGCCGGCCCTGGTCCTTGGCGAGCGATGCCAGATGGGCGGCGGTGTCGAGGGTCTGCCGGCCGATGGAGCCGGTGCTGCCCAGGACGATGAGCCGCCGGGTGGTTGGGTGGCCGCTGGCGGCGGTCATGAGTTAGCCCCCGTCGGGTCCGCCGGGCTTGGTCTTGCGGTGGGCGGCGTACAGAAAACGCGGCCTGGGCTTCTTCTCGGCCTTGGGCTCGTCGTCGTCCTTGCGTCCACGCTTGGGCCGGGGTTCGATGACGCCGCTGGGCGCGGGTTCGGGAGCGACAACCTCGACGGTGGGGGACTCGTTGTCCTCCTCGTCTTCTTCCTCGTCCACATCGGCGACGGCGACGGGCTCCTCGACCACTTCGGGTTGCTCGTCACGATCGCGCCCGCCACGGCCGCGGCGTCGACGC
It contains:
- the gyrA gene encoding DNA gyrase subunit A, yielding MADAHDEAGTPQNGDGSDGTVVGAGRIVDLEIDRELQESYLTYAMSTIMDRALPDVRDGLKPSQRRILVAMNDNNLRPGRKHLKCAKIAGDTSGNYHPHGESVIYPTLVGLAQKWRMRVPLIDPQGNFGSIEGDPPAAMRYTEARMHHAAVDMLQDMDLSTVDMQANYDERLMEPKVLPGRFPNLLINGSLGIAVGMATSMPPHNPTEILDAITRVVDNPEIELLELMQDELDEAGEVVRLGVKGPDFPTGGVIVGRRGIGEAYANGRGKVYLRGVCHVEELNKDRQQLVIDEIPYNLSQRNLVEKIVDAVQDERIKDISDIRNESGRQAMTRVVIELKRGADPAVIENQLYQFTPLQQTFSIINIALVGRRPVTLGLKEIIEHYIDHRVEVIRRRTEHLLREARRKAHLLEGQIYAVVDIDEIVALIRGSSTREEAIEKLMERRYRIPPEHPAAKQIPQRLLDHVAKFEELGGVALTRHQAEQIGSMRLIQLVGLEIERLVDEYTKLADEITDYEDILANRPRVMGIIREDCETMKARYGNDRRTAIEDAVGEIDMESLIREHDVVVTISRAGYAKRVPAETYRAQARGGKGIRAGGSKDEDFVQHLFVASTHDHLLCFTNTGRVFKMKVYELPEMARTAKGRAIVNLLDLKEGEKVWAFLTIKDFEASSQFLTFATRGGIVKRTPLSAYRNVNRSGLIAVGLKEGDELFDVSLTSGTDDLLLVTNTGMAIRFSEGDVRVMGRSAAGVKGIDLGDDAKIIGLLAIPMVPDDDDDGEEHWATAPEALERNLCLLTVTETGYGKRTPVDEYRVQPESGKPRSQSRGGKGRRDIATGGRNGMSVAAVGLSEGEEIMVISRSGQLVRMAGDTIREVGRGSKGVRVVSLNGGDDVIAVAPVAESDDEDAGESGGEAVS
- the dxr gene encoding 1-deoxy-D-xylulose-5-phosphate reductoisomerase — its product is MTAASGHPTTRRLIVLGSTGSIGRQTLDTAAHLASLAKDQGRPPPIEVVGLAAGRRARELREQADALGVKHTALCEGETDAATFIGNDAAERLVREVDADIVMAAVVGAAGLPATLAAVELGRDVALANKETLVAAGALVVPTAQRTGAKLLPVDSEHSALWQCLHAIAGPNAAPPMQPPSHVSRLVLTASGGPFRTASADAVYNATPDQALAHPTWDMGPKVTIDCASLTNKALEVIEAHWLFGFPSSQLGVLVHPQSIVHSLIETIDGSVLAQLGISDMRLPIQFALTHPHRAPGNTPALDLAALSRLDFEEPDEQRFPALALARWVIDTGGTAGAIFNAANEAAVEAFLKGDIPFGRIGELTQHACEHVEVTPLNTLQDATRADTLARKHVAARIVAALAR
- a CDS encoding STAS domain-containing protein — protein: MTTDWADDIVLANLADEPALSDELGAILDRLESMDDAAPPSVVLDFSAVTYINSSNIAQLLRLRQSLEPANRQLRLVGVDGDVLEVMRTTGLDRVLSFSPDMLTALASVQIDQSPDAS